In Equus caballus isolate H_3958 breed thoroughbred chromosome 7, TB-T2T, whole genome shotgun sequence, one DNA window encodes the following:
- the LIN7C gene encoding protein lin-7 homolog C gives MAALGEPVRLERDICRAIELLEKLQRSGEVPPQKLQALQRVLQSEFCNAVREVYEHVYETVDISSSPEVRANATAKATVAAFAASEGHSHPRVVELPKTEEGLGFNIMGGKEQNSPIYISRIIPGGIADRHGGLKRGDQLLSVNGVSVEGEHHEKAVELLKAAQGKVKLVVRYTPKVLEEMESRFEKMRSARRRQQT, from the exons ATGGCGGCGCTGGGGGAGCCTGTGCGGCTGGAGCGGG ATATTTGTAGAGCAATTGAATTGTTGGAGAAACTGCAGAGGAGTGGAGAGGTGCCGCCGCAGAAACTTCAGGCTTTACAGAGAGTCCTTCAAAGTGAATTCTGCAATGCTGTAAGAGAG GTGTATGAACATGTCTATGAGACTGTGGACATCAGCAGCAGTCCTGAAGTGAGAGCTAATGCGACTGCAAAG GCTACTGTCGCTGCATTCGCTGCCAGCGAAGGACATTCTCATCCTCGTGTTGTCGAGCTACCAAAAACTGAAGAGGGCCTTGGATTCAATATTATGGGAGGCAAAGAACAAAACTCTCCAATCTATATATCTCGAATAATTCCGGGTGGAATTGCTGACAGGCATGGGGGCCTCAAGCGAGGAGATCAACTCCTTTCTGTCAATGGAGTG AGCGTTGAAGGGGAGCATCACGAGAAGGCTGTGGAGCTGCTGAAGGCAGCTCAGGGGAAGGTGAAGCTCGTGGTGCGGTACACCCCCAAGGTCTTAGAAGAGATGGAGTCCCGCTTTGAGAAGATGAGATCCGCCAGACGCAGGCAGCAGACCTAG
- the LOC138925271 gene encoding basic salivary proline-rich protein 4-like has translation MDTEVNPGIEENSDTEKHINLPPAALKRPNQQGCFTAPSAYLGGAPRPGNNPTQTEGRCGEGRDPPARAREGADRCVSGPCAQAGPAGVQSRRASGRHGPQPEGPPAACADADRWRPELCPRRSARTGHPSGRRRRPPGSGRSDVGGPRRQPEGQTGSGLGAWAAPVPPATRPSSTSPPASARTAAALTPLQPHRLPQRRHLLPLPADPQEMTTEGRGGGVGPAGIARKRAGPRGLEGPGGRALQVGLVLLVPLSCAVDVPGLLRLNRAPFLTFAPCLGVQPSSHSVGTLGSTWESLDSCPSLTINGSMSPDSALTLFRLQFPHLCDEGPHLRGPFHSSTLGFCDKQNLNRSPHWSKSRGLLRDPEELKQSNWQSSWTQREVRNS, from the exons ATGGACACTGAGGTCAACCCTGGAATTGAGGAAAACAGTGATACAGAAAAGCACATCAACCTGCCACCTGCAGCTCTGAAGAG ACCAAATCAGCAGGGCTGTTTTACAGCACCTTCTGCGTACCTGGGAGGGGCACCCAGGCCAGGAAACAACCCGACACAAACCGAAGGGAGGTGCGGCGAAGGCAGGGACCCACCCGCACGCGCACGGGAGGGTGCTGACCGCTGCGTGTCCGGGCCGTGCGCCCAGGCGGGGCCGGCGGGCGTGCAGTCCCGCCGGGCTTCTGGGCGACACGGCCCCCAGCCCGAGGGCCCGCCTGCGGCGTGTGCGGACGCTGACAGGTGGCGACCTGAGCTGTGCCCGCGGCGGTCCGCGCGAACCGGGCATCCATCAGGACGCCGCAGACGCCCCCCGGGGTCCGGGCGCAGCGACGTCGGCGGCCCCCGGCGCCAGCCCGAAGGGCAGACTGGCTCGGGACTCGGAGCCTGGGCCGCCCCTGTTCCCCCGGCGACGCGGCCCTCCTCCACCTCTCCGCCCGCCTCGGCCAGGACCGCGGCCGCACTCACCCCGCTCCAGCCGCACAGGCTCCCCCAGCGCCGCCATCTTCTCCCTTTGCCCGCAGACCCACAGGAAATGACGACAGAGGGGCGCGGCGGAGGGGTGGGGCCGGCCGGTATCGCGAGAAAGAGAGCCGGGCCTCGCGGGCTGGAGGGGCCCGGGGGCCGGGCGCTGCAGGTCGGCCTCGTGCTGCTGGTGCCGCTGTCCTGCGCCGTCGACGTCCCCGGCCTGCTGAGGTTGAACAGAGCTCCCTTCCTGACCTTTGCTCCCTGCCTCGGGGTTCAACCCTCATCCCACTCGGTTGGAACCCTTGGCTCCACGTGGGAGAGTCTGGATTCCTGTCCCAGCTTGACCATTAACGGCTCCATGAGCCCGGACTCCGCGCTTACCCTCTTTcggcttcagtttccccatctgtgcgATGAAGGGCCCCATCTCCGAGGTCCTTTCCATTCCTCAACTCTGGGATTCTGTGACAAGCAG